The following proteins are co-located in the Microvirga ossetica genome:
- a CDS encoding glycerate kinase type-2 family protein translates to MPNDADILYALFDTALKAALPDGQFEGRLPEKPKGRTIVLGAGKASARMAAAFEEAWSRAGGTCEGLVVTRYGHAVPTQSVEIVEAAHPVPDEAGLQAAKRILALARDADPDDLVVCLMSGGASALLSLPADGVTLADKQDLNRALLKSGAPIGEMNLVRKSLSAIKGGRLAAAAGRAQLVTYLISDVPGDDPSSIGSGPTIPERVDPDVALSILRKYGIDVPAPILQVIRSNAVTEPVVGGTVHMLATPKMALDAAAAKAREFGLTPLVLGDALEGEAREVGRVMAGIARSALMHGEPAKSPCVLLSGGETTVTVRGQGRGGRNAEFLLALALALKDETGIAAIACDTDGIDGSEDNAGAWFDGSLFDEARSKGVDLAAHLETNDAYTAFAQLDRLIVTGPTLTNVNDFRCILIRS, encoded by the coding sequence ATGCCAAACGATGCCGATATCCTCTACGCACTTTTCGACACGGCCCTGAAAGCCGCGCTTCCGGACGGACAGTTCGAGGGCCGCCTGCCGGAAAAGCCCAAGGGCCGAACCATCGTCCTCGGCGCCGGCAAGGCTTCCGCCCGCATGGCCGCCGCCTTCGAGGAGGCATGGAGCCGGGCGGGGGGCACGTGCGAAGGGCTCGTCGTCACGCGTTACGGACATGCCGTGCCGACGCAATCCGTCGAGATCGTCGAGGCCGCGCATCCGGTCCCCGACGAGGCTGGATTGCAGGCGGCCAAACGGATCCTGGCCCTGGCGCGCGACGCCGATCCCGACGACCTCGTCGTGTGTCTGATGTCGGGCGGCGCCTCGGCGCTCCTGTCGCTGCCGGCGGATGGGGTAACGCTCGCGGACAAGCAGGACCTGAATCGGGCGCTGCTGAAATCCGGCGCGCCGATCGGCGAGATGAACCTCGTGCGCAAGTCGCTCTCGGCCATCAAAGGCGGCCGGCTTGCGGCGGCCGCGGGGAGGGCGCAGCTCGTCACCTATCTGATCTCGGACGTTCCGGGCGACGATCCGTCCAGCATCGGTTCCGGCCCCACCATACCGGAGCGCGTCGACCCGGATGTCGCACTTTCCATCCTGCGCAAATACGGCATCGACGTGCCGGCTCCGATCCTGCAGGTCATCCGTTCCAATGCGGTGACGGAGCCCGTTGTCGGCGGCACTGTGCACATGCTGGCGACGCCGAAAATGGCGCTCGACGCTGCCGCTGCAAAGGCCCGCGAGTTTGGCCTGACGCCACTCGTTCTCGGCGATGCGCTCGAAGGAGAGGCACGGGAGGTCGGACGCGTCATGGCCGGCATCGCGCGCTCGGCGCTGATGCATGGCGAGCCCGCAAAATCACCCTGCGTACTGCTCTCGGGCGGCGAGACGACGGTGACGGTTCGCGGCCAGGGGCGGGGAGGGCGCAATGCGGAATTCCTGTTGGCGCTTGCTCTCGCGCTGAAGGACGAGACCGGAATTGCGGCCATCGCCTGCGATACGGACGGCATCGACGGATCGGAGGATAACGCCGGCGCGTGGTTCGATGGCAGCCTGTTCGACGAGGCGAGGTCGAAGGGCGTCGATCTTGCAGCTCATCTCGAGACGAACGATGCCTATACGGCCTTCGCGCAGCTCGACAGGCTCATCGTGACCGGCCCGACGCTCACCAACGTCAACGATTTCCGCTGCATTCTCATTCGTTCGTGA